A single Parabacteroides timonensis DNA region contains:
- a CDS encoding FecR family protein has protein sequence MIGSTILPDGTKVWLNSSSYLKYPNTFSGNTREVTLDGEAYFEVIGNAEKPFIVHSGNSSVNVLGTKFNMDAYSSNGFIATTLIEGSIEFCYPNENNLSHTIKIEPNEQVRYDKETMQTEVCEAYVPKDIAWKNGQIILKETPLSEILWILSKRFNVEFIIQNPAFYKYSFTGVFTNQQIERVLEHFKRSSXL, from the coding sequence ATGATCGGTTCGACCATATTGCCCGACGGCACAAAAGTATGGCTTAACTCCTCTTCTTATCTTAAATACCCAAACACATTTTCCGGTAATACCCGTGAAGTAACGCTCGACGGTGAAGCCTATTTCGAAGTAATAGGCAACGCCGAAAAGCCTTTTATTGTCCATTCGGGAAATTCTTCCGTCAATGTATTAGGTACCAAATTCAATATGGACGCTTACAGTAGCAACGGTTTTATAGCAACAACACTTATCGAGGGGTCCATCGAATTCTGTTACCCAAACGAAAACAACCTGTCGCACACTATAAAAATAGAACCTAACGAACAGGTTCGTTACGATAAGGAAACCATGCAGACCGAAGTCTGCGAAGCATATGTACCCAAAGATATTGCCTGGAAGAATGGTCAGATTATTTTAAAAGAGACTCCCCTCTCCGAGATCTTATGGATACTGAGCAAACGGTTTAACGTAGAGTTCATAATACAAAACCCCGCTTTTTATAAATATTCTTTCACCGGTGTTTTCACCAATCAGCAGATCGAACGTGTGCTGGAGCATTTCAAACGATCATCCGNACTATAA
- a CDS encoding FecR domain-containing protein, protein MQTEVCEAYVPKDIAWKNGQIILKETPLSEILWILSKRFNVEFIIQNPAFYKYSFTGVFTNQQFERVLEHFKRSSGIRYKMDYQLDQDGEIIKSRVELY, encoded by the coding sequence ATGCAGACCGAAGTCTGCGAAGCATATGTACCCAAAGATATTGCCTGGAAGAATGGTCAGATTATTTTAAAAGAGACTCCCCTCTCCGAGATCTTATGGATACTGAGCAAACGGTTTAACGTAGAGTTCATAATACAAAACCCCGCTTTTTATAAATATTCTTTCACCGGTGTTTTCACCAATCAGCAGTTCGAACGTGTGCTGGAGCATTTCAAACGATCATCCGGCATACGATATAAAATGGATTACCAGCTCGATCAAGATGGAGAAATCATCAAAAGCCGGGTAGAACTATATTAA